One Odocoileus virginianus isolate 20LAN1187 ecotype Illinois chromosome 6, Ovbor_1.2, whole genome shotgun sequence DNA segment encodes these proteins:
- the OXA1L gene encoding mitochondrial inner membrane protein OXA1L isoform X2, giving the protein MWVPAPPVIPATPPPTAVPEVASGEAADIIQAAAEQSFAELGLGSYTPVGLIQNLLEFMHVNLGLPWWGAIATCTVLARCLVFPLIVKGQREAAKIHNHLPEIQKFSARIREAKLTGNHTEFYRASSEMTFYQKKHDIKLFRPLILPLTQAPIFISFFIALREMANLPVPSLQTGGLWWFQDLTLSDPIYVLPLVVTATMWAVLELGAETGMQSSDLQWMRNFIRLMPLAVLPITVHFPTAVFMYWLSSNMFSLGQVACLRIPAVRTVLKIPQRVVHDPDKLPPREGFIKSFRQGWKNAEMAHQLQERERRMQNHLELAARGPLRQTFAHNPLLPHGKNDPPNAPGSSSSKAKSKQPWRDTLG; this is encoded by the exons GTTCCGGCCCCTCCAGTCATTCCTGCAACTCCCCCACCCACAGCAGTACCTGAAGTGGCTTCTGGAGAGGCCGCAGATATCATCCAAGCTGCTGCAGAGCAGAGCTTTGCTGAACTTGGGCTGGGGTCCTACACCCCAGTGGGACTGATCCAGAACTTGCTTGAATTTATGCATGTTAACCTAGGCCTACCATGGTGGGGAGCCATTGCTACAT GCACAGTCCTTGCCCGCTGCCTGGTGTTTCCTCTCATCGTGAAGGGCCAACGAGAGGCAGCCAAGATTCACAATCACTTGCCAGAGATTCAGAAGTTTTCCGCTCGAATCAGAGAGGCCAAGTTGACAGGAAACCACACAGAAT TTTACAGGGCCTCCTCAGAGATGACTTTCTACCAGAAAAAGCATGATATTAAACTCTTTAGACCTCTCATTCTACCACTGACTCAG GCCCCGATCTTCATCTCCTTCTTCATTGCCTTGAGAGAAATGGCCAACCTTCCCGTGCCCAGCCTGCAGACAGGTGGTCTCTGGTGGTTCCAGGATCTCACACTATCCGACCCCATCTACGTATTACCTCTGGTGGTCACAGCTACAATGTGGGCTGTCCTTGAG ttaggtGCTGAAACTGGCATGCAAAGTTCTGACCTTCAGTGGATGAGAAATTTTATCAGACTAATGCCCCTGGCAGTCTTGCCCATAACTGTCCATTTCCCCACG GCAGTGTTCATGTACTGGCTCTCCTCCAACATGTTTTCCCTGGGCCAGGTGGCCTGTCTCCGTATTCCTGCTGTTCGCACTGTGCTGAAAATTCCCCAACGTGTTGTGCACGACCCAGACAAGTTACCTCCACGGGAAGGCTTCATAAAGAGCTTCAGACAAG GCTGGAAGAATGCCGAAATGGCCCATCAGCTACAGGAGCGGGAACGACGCATGCAGAACCACTTGGAGCTCGCTGCCAGGG gCCCGTTACGACAGACGTTTGCCCACAACCCTCTGCTGCCGCACGGAAAGAATGACCCTCCCAACGCCcccggcagcagcagcagcaaagcaaAGTCAAAGCAGCCCTGGCGTGACACGCTTGGCTGA